The following proteins are co-located in the Manihot esculenta cultivar AM560-2 chromosome 9, M.esculenta_v8, whole genome shotgun sequence genome:
- the LOC110621868 gene encoding 60S ribosomal protein L18a-like protein has protein sequence MHIVEERHSTIAVEEVYHNPPHHHHGVPQVFVVNNEPSAPPAPAAPPAPPPITVVNTNVYLNREEYVTGYAVAPPPPLLLLPPPPPSLPFCGMGVGWFLFIVGWFLCGIPWYVGAIILLCSKVDPRERPGYIACAIIAIVITILAIIMAAKGK, from the exons atGCATATAGTGGAAGAGAGGCACAGCACAATTGCAGTAGAAGAGGTGTATCATAATCCTCCTCACCACCACCATGGTGTGCCTCAGGTATTTGTTGTCAATAACGAGCCTTCAGCTCCACCGGCACCGGCGGCACCACCTGCTCCACCACCCATTACTGTCGTTAATACTAATGTGTATCTAAACCGTGAAGAATACGTCACAG GCTATGCAGtggcaccaccaccacctcttcttcttcttcctcctcctccgccGAGTCTTCCATTTTGTGGAATGGGTGTTGGCTGGTTTCT GTTTATAGTGGGGTGGTTTCTGTGTGGCATCCCTTGGTACGTTGGGGCAATTATTCTACTTTGTTCCAAAGTGGATCCTCGGGAGAGACCTGGATACATTGCCTGCGCCATTATT GCTATTGTAATCACTATTTTAGCCATCATCATGGCTGCAAAAGGGAAATGA